The sequence aacctaactttttgtgacatatttaatatctaatctgtcatttggagatttttccatcgtttttggcttctttatgcacattaatacacatttttacctggggtgcccaaaccttcgaACCCAACTgtagttattgttgttttttcttgacGCTGCACTTTCATgagtctctttgtagttttgcttatttagAGCTAATGTACGTGTTCAGACTATttcggcttctctccggtgtgaacacgtcGGTGGACTACTAGGCTACTCGTCCAAGAAaatgttttaccacatagatcacagctgtacggcttctccccagtgtgaatgcgttgatgtctttTAAGCTGACAACTCCGTGAGAaaattttcccacattgttcacaccagtacggcttctctccggtgtgaacacgcTGGTGAGCTTTAAGGCGACCaatctgagaaaatgttttcccacagtgttcacacctgtgcggcttctctccagtgtgaatgagctggtgagttttaaggcgaCCAATCTGAGTAAAGGCTTtcccacatagatcacagcagtacggcttctctccagtgtgtctACGCTGGTGGCGCTTAAAGCCACTACTCTCAgtaaaggtttccccacattgaccACACCGGTACGGTTTCTCTCTGGTGTGAATACGTCGGTGGATTACTAGGTGACCCCTCATAGCAAAGGTTttaccacattgatcacaccggtacggtttctctccggtgtgaacacgttgGTGGACTACCAGGCTATCCCTCCTacaaaaggttttcccacattgatcacagctgtacggcttctctccagtgtgactgCGTTGATGTATTACTAGGTGACTCttcagtgtgaaagctgccccacattgatcacagctgtgtagattctctccagtgtgaactctctgatgaatctttaaagttCCAGAtcttgtgaaggatttgtcacagtgttgacagtgATGACATTTTGGTCCATCCGctcttctctgtttctatagcaacagacaaaccaagagagagagagagagagagagagagagagagagagagagagagagagagatagagagagagagaggatagtgaacaaccttcttaaACCTGGACTTGCTCTCACTCTTCATACAATAATTTgtgacaaaatgaaggaaaatatgtTCCGGTTGCAGACATGTAGAAGATttgtggataattggaattctgctGGGAGGTTTTCTAGCCATGGGACTTGGAATCTTCCTGAATCATCGTAAAATTGGTAGGACAGCAGCCAGTAAATTTGCCTCAATGCTGCCTGGGGAACTTAAAAAGGGTTGAATGTATTGGATGAGAAGCTGAAGGTTTACATCAGAGGGCTGATCAGAACGGTGAACTGTgtcgtaacatctcagaccgggctGTAGAGGCTCAGAGGAGGATGGACTCCATCAGGGCTCAGTTGGTGGACCTGCTTCGTGCAACCACCGGACTGACAATGAAGATAGGGGAACTGTCGAAATCAATACATGAATTGGATGCACGGATGAAGCTGAGGATGACAGAATTGGATGGACACTGATTCGGACAAACGCCACTGAATCAGCCTAAATTGGATTTAAACTGACTGTCctttttttgcccccccccccccccgagcggGTAAACAACCTGCAGCTGGCCTCTCTTCCTTAGCTGTCTTTATCTCTCCCAAGGACAAGGCCAACTGAACTGAACTctctgtaacaacaacaacacagacagtctgccGCCTCACACCttaatcacacacaccacatatacaCAACAagcccacatacacacatacacaccccg comes from Etheostoma spectabile isolate EspeVRDwgs_2016 unplaced genomic scaffold, UIUC_Espe_1.0 scaffold00003022, whole genome shotgun sequence and encodes:
- the LOC116676322 gene encoding zinc finger protein 239-like, coding for KQRRADGPKCHHCQHCDKSFTRSGTLKIHQRVHTGENLHSCDQCGAAFTLKSHLVIHQRSHTGEKPYSCDQCGKTFCRRDSLVVHQRVHTGEKPYRCDQCGKTFAMRGHLVIHRRIHTREKPYRCGQCGETFTESSGFKRHQRRHTGEKPYCCDLCGKAFTQIGRLKTHQLIHTGEKPHRCEHCGKTFSQIGRLKAHQRVHTGEKPYWCEQCGKIFSRSCQLKRHQRIHTGEKPYSCDLCGKTFSWTSSLVVHRRVHTGEKPK